CAAAGCGGGCTTCACGCCGCGTGGGGATTACGACGACGAGTAGTCAGGCCAGGATCTTTCCGTCCAGGTAGAACCAGCGGCCGTTTTCCCGCACAAAGCGGCTCACCTCGTGCAGGACCCCGCGGTCACCGCCGTGCCGGTAGTAGGCCTTGAACTCCACCGTTCCCTGGACATCCAGCGGACCTCCGCGGTCCGTGGACACAATATCCAGGCGCCGCCACTCCATCTCCGGGTCCAGGTCCAGTTGTTTCGGGGTTTCCGCCGGGTGCCAGGTCCGCCGCAGATAACTTTCATCAAGGAGCACGAATGCACTGTAGCGGGACCGCATCAGCTGCTCCGCCGTGGCTGCTTCTGCGGTTCCGGAGTGGAACCTGCCACAGCATTTCCGGTACTGCTCACCGGACAGGCACATGCAGTTCCTGCTTCCAGGGTCCTCCGCCATCAGTGCTCCTGCTTGCTTCTCCGGGCTGCCCCGCGCAGGCCCGGTATTCGCGTCCGACTATAGGCCCCTTGCCC
This genomic interval from Arthrobacter sp. SLBN-100 contains the following:
- a CDS encoding YchJ family protein, which codes for MAEDPGSRNCMCLSGEQYRKCCGRFHSGTAEAATAEQLMRSRYSAFVLLDESYLRRTWHPAETPKQLDLDPEMEWRRLDIVSTDRGGPLDVQGTVEFKAYYRHGGDRGVLHEVSRFVRENGRWFYLDGKILA